Proteins encoded within one genomic window of Granulicella pectinivorans:
- a CDS encoding polyprenyl synthetase family protein, producing the protein MTDTQAVVKNILTTGAILTDEALERLLPGTETQPHSIHRAMRHSTFAGGKRLRPILCMEAARMVAGPHSLGNDIPDGAAALGAALEMLHTYSLIHDDLPALDNDDLRRGQPTCHVAFGEATAILAGDALQTLAFQTIAELPAPPAAVVSILKAVAIAVGTGVGADLPGALAPGMIGGQVMDIESGGKPPTADLVERIHRAKTGALITVSIVAGGLLGSAHAHHDAGASADTIARLRTFGEKAGLAFQIVDDVLDMTQSSEELGKTAGKDTATDKATWPAVYGIEQSKTDAAQLIADAFDALAPFGEAATPLKSLAQYLVDRTH; encoded by the coding sequence TCCTCACCACCGGAGCCATCCTCACCGACGAGGCTCTCGAACGCCTCCTCCCCGGCACCGAAACCCAGCCCCACTCCATCCATCGCGCCATGCGCCACAGCACCTTCGCCGGCGGCAAACGCCTCCGGCCCATCCTGTGCATGGAAGCCGCCCGCATGGTCGCCGGACCGCACTCCCTTGGAAATGACATCCCCGACGGAGCCGCCGCCCTCGGCGCAGCCCTCGAGATGCTCCATACCTACTCCCTCATCCACGACGACCTCCCCGCCCTCGACAACGACGATCTCCGCCGCGGCCAGCCCACCTGCCACGTCGCCTTCGGCGAAGCCACCGCCATCCTCGCCGGCGACGCCCTCCAGACCCTTGCCTTCCAGACCATCGCCGAGCTCCCCGCCCCTCCCGCCGCAGTCGTCTCCATCCTCAAAGCCGTGGCCATCGCCGTAGGAACCGGCGTCGGAGCCGACCTCCCCGGAGCCCTCGCACCCGGCATGATCGGCGGTCAGGTCATGGACATCGAATCCGGCGGCAAGCCCCCCACCGCAGACCTCGTCGAGCGCATCCACCGCGCCAAAACCGGAGCCCTCATCACCGTCTCCATCGTCGCCGGCGGCCTTTTAGGCAGCGCGCACGCTCACCACGACGCCGGGGCCTCCGCCGACACCATCGCCCGCCTCCGCACCTTCGGAGAAAAGGCTGGCCTCGCCTTCCAGATCGTCGATGACGTCCTCGACATGACCCAGTCCTCCGAAGAGCTCGGCAAGACCGCCGGCAAGGACACCGCCACCGACAAGGCCACATGGCCCGCCGTCTACGGCATCGAGCAATCCAAAACAGACGCCGCCCAGCTCATCGCCGACGCCTTCGACGCCCTCGCCCCCTTCGGCGAAGCCGCCACTCCTCTCAAATCCCTGGCCCAATACCTCGTCGACCGCACCCACTAA
- the murG gene encoding undecaprenyldiphospho-muramoylpentapeptide beta-N-acetylglucosaminyltransferase produces the protein MRVLMAGGGTGGHVIPAVAIAREMRDVYGAEVRFVGTARGIETRLVPEAGFPLELIHVGQLANVSLGTRLRTYADLPLGLMRCVGLLRSFKPDVVVGVGGYASGPAMMAAVLLRVPTLAYEANAVPGMVNRVLGKYVSGAAVAYESTAAYFRKAVVTGVPVREAIFAVTPRPVGAAPRLLVTAGSNGARVFNEFMPEIVPALLERIPGLTVVHQSGKSSFEKTLALYEASGADASRWRVASFLEDMPGEYQAADLVLARAGSTVAELAAAGRPSLLVPFPQAADDHQAKNALVLAEAGAAVMLAQGGLTDSALLEELVRLLGDPARMRAMGEKARGLAKPGALRKIGEMVNGLAA, from the coding sequence ATGCGTGTTTTGATGGCCGGTGGCGGGACGGGTGGGCATGTGATTCCGGCGGTAGCGATTGCGCGGGAGATGCGGGATGTCTACGGGGCCGAGGTCCGGTTTGTGGGGACGGCGCGGGGGATCGAGACGCGGCTGGTTCCGGAGGCCGGGTTTCCGCTGGAGCTGATTCACGTTGGACAGCTTGCGAATGTGAGTCTGGGGACTCGGCTGAGGACGTATGCGGACCTGCCGCTGGGGTTGATGCGGTGTGTGGGGTTGCTGCGGAGCTTTAAGCCGGATGTTGTCGTCGGGGTAGGTGGGTATGCGAGCGGGCCGGCGATGATGGCGGCAGTGTTGCTGCGGGTGCCTACGCTGGCTTATGAGGCGAACGCGGTTCCGGGGATGGTGAACCGGGTGCTGGGGAAGTATGTGAGCGGAGCGGCTGTGGCGTATGAGTCGACGGCGGCTTATTTTCGGAAGGCTGTGGTGACGGGCGTGCCGGTGCGAGAGGCGATCTTTGCGGTGACTCCGCGGCCGGTTGGGGCGGCGCCACGGTTGCTGGTGACAGCGGGGAGCAATGGGGCCAGGGTTTTCAACGAGTTTATGCCTGAGATTGTCCCGGCACTGCTGGAGCGCATTCCGGGTTTGACGGTGGTGCACCAGTCGGGAAAGTCTTCTTTCGAGAAGACGCTGGCCTTGTATGAGGCGAGTGGCGCGGATGCTTCGCGCTGGAGGGTGGCGTCGTTTCTGGAGGATATGCCGGGGGAGTATCAGGCGGCGGATCTGGTGTTGGCGCGGGCGGGGAGTACGGTGGCGGAGCTGGCGGCGGCGGGACGGCCGTCGCTGCTGGTACCGTTTCCGCAGGCGGCGGATGATCACCAGGCGAAGAATGCTTTGGTGCTGGCGGAGGCCGGGGCGGCGGTGATGCTGGCGCAGGGTGGATTGACGGATTCTGCGTTGCTGGAAGAGCTTGTCAGGCTTTTGGGGGATCCGGCGCGGATGCGAGCGATGGGGGAGAAGGCTCGTGGGTTGGCGAAGCCAGGGGCGCTGAGGAAGATTGGCGAGATGGTGAACGGGTTGGCGGCGTGA